From a region of the Cognatiyoonia koreensis genome:
- a CDS encoding THUMP domain-containing class I SAM-dependent RNA methyltransferase, giving the protein MKPLNIFLATAPGFEDMLEAEARDLGLTGASAVAGGVTFAGHWPAIWRANYYLRGATRVLVQIGKFRVFHLDELERLAMEFPWDTTFKPDSEIGLDFTTKSSKVNNISAISQRLAKALRATVGVSVDEKAPVTLRVRIDNNVCMLSVDTSGDPLHIRGHKQFVGKAPMRESLAALMLRKCGYDGSELVVDPMCGSGTFPIEAAEIARNLAPGRSRDFAFQHLATFQPDRFAAIKEDRPARDTDLHFYGSDRDAGGVKGAGENAARAGVDDIITFAHHAISDLQRPAGKPGLVMVNPPYGGRIGNKKQLFALYGALGKTLRGGFSGWRVGLVTSESGLAKVTELPWQKNRLTFPHGGMRVTLSQTGPLP; this is encoded by the coding sequence ATGAAACCACTCAACATCTTCCTGGCGACCGCCCCCGGCTTCGAGGACATGCTCGAAGCCGAAGCACGCGACCTTGGTCTGACAGGAGCAAGCGCGGTAGCGGGTGGCGTGACGTTCGCCGGTCACTGGCCCGCGATTTGGCGGGCGAACTATTACCTGCGCGGTGCCACGCGGGTTCTGGTCCAGATCGGCAAATTCCGCGTGTTCCATCTGGATGAACTCGAACGGCTGGCCATGGAATTCCCGTGGGACACGACGTTCAAGCCCGACAGTGAAATCGGGCTCGACTTCACGACCAAGTCATCCAAGGTGAACAACATCAGCGCGATCAGCCAGCGGTTGGCCAAAGCGCTGCGCGCGACGGTGGGTGTGTCAGTGGATGAAAAGGCCCCCGTCACACTGCGGGTGCGGATCGACAACAACGTCTGCATGCTGTCCGTCGATACGTCAGGTGATCCGCTCCATATCCGCGGGCACAAGCAATTCGTCGGCAAAGCCCCGATGCGCGAAAGCCTCGCCGCGCTGATGCTGCGCAAATGCGGCTACGATGGCAGCGAACTGGTGGTCGATCCGATGTGCGGCTCGGGGACCTTCCCGATCGAAGCGGCCGAAATCGCACGCAACCTCGCCCCCGGACGGTCGCGCGACTTTGCGTTCCAACATCTTGCAACGTTCCAACCCGACCGCTTTGCGGCAATCAAGGAAGACCGCCCAGCGCGCGACACGGACCTGCACTTTTATGGCAGCGACAGGGACGCGGGTGGCGTCAAAGGGGCCGGCGAAAACGCAGCCCGCGCCGGTGTGGACGACATCATCACCTTCGCGCACCACGCAATCAGCGATCTGCAACGACCGGCCGGAAAACCCGGACTGGTCATGGTCAACCCGCCCTATGGCGGACGGATCGGCAACAAGAAACAGCTATTCGCGCTCTATGGCGCGTTGGGCAAAACGCTGCGCGGCGGCTTTTCCGGATGGCGGGTCGGGCTTGTCACGTCAGAGTCCGGATTGGCCAAGGTGACAGAACTGCCCTGGCAGAAGAATCGCCTGACATTTCCACATGGCGGGATGCGGGTGACACTCTCCCAGACCGGGCCATTGCCATAG